One Tolypothrix bouteillei VB521301 DNA window includes the following coding sequences:
- a CDS encoding transposase, whose amino-acid sequence MHSLKEEFHALFEKSKDWAKGTLKLIDLLKKAEPYYQKSVTTIKRWFGEVVGYFEKRTTNGVVEGINNKLKLLKRCGFGFRNFNNFEIRALLFWHFPNILGH is encoded by the coding sequence ATGCACTCTTTAAAAGAAGAGTTCCATGCTCTTTTTGAGAAGAGTAAGGACTGGGCAAAAGGAACATTAAAATTAATTGATTTGTTAAAAAAAGCCGAACCATATTATCAGAAGAGCGTCACAACAATTAAACGATGGTTTGGTGAGGTCGTCGGATATTTTGAAAAAAGAACAACTAACGGAGTAGTTGAAGGAATTAATAATAAATTGAAGCTATTAAAACGCTGCGGATTTGGGTTTAGAAATTTTAATAATTTTGAAATCCGGGCTTTACTATTTTGGCATTTTCCGAATATTTTAGGCCACTAA